The sequence below is a genomic window from Actinokineospora baliensis.
CGCCCTCGAAGTCCAGCGGGACGTCGAGGTGCTCGGCGGTGAACATCGGCGTGGACGACCCGCCCGGGGTCCAGAACTTGAGCGGGATGCCGTCCTTCATGCCACCGGCGAGCTCCAGCAGCTCGCGCAGCGTGGTGCCCAGCGGCGCCTCGAACTGGCCGGGGTTGGTCACGTGGCCGGAGATCGAGTAGATCTTCGGGCCGGGCGACTTCTCGGTGCCCATGGTGCGGAACCAGTCGGAGCCGCCGTTGACGATGAACGGCACGCTGGCGATGGTCTCGACGTTGTTCACCGTGGTCGGCGCGGCGTAGAGGCCCGCGGCGGCGGGGAACGGCGGCTTGAGCCGCGGCTGGCCGCGGCGGCCCTCCAGCGAGTCGAGCAGCGCGGTTTCCTCACCGCAGATGTAGGCGCCCGCTCCGGCGTGGACGGTGATCTCCAGGTCGTACCCGGAGCCCAGGATGTCCTTGCCGAGGTAGCCCGCCTCGTGCGCCTCGCGCACGGCGGCGTTGAGCCTGCGGATGCAGTGCAGGGCCTCACCGCGCACGTAGATGAAGCAGTGGTGCGACCGCATCGCGTACGAGGCGATGACGCAGCCCTCGATCAGCGAGTGCGGGTCGGCCATCATCAGCGGGATGTCCTTGCAGGTCCCCGGCTCGCCCTCGTCGGCGTTGATCACCAGGTAGTGCGGCTTGTCCTCGTTGGGGGGCATGAACGACCACTTGATGCCCGCCGGGAAGCCAGCGCCGCCGCGGCCGCGCAGACCGGAAGCCTTCACCAGCTCGACCAACTGCTCGGGGGTGCCAGCCAGCGCCTTGCGCAGCGCGGTGTAGCCCTCGAGCTGCTCGTAGGTCTTGATGGACCAGGAGTTCGGGGACAGCCAGCGCTTGGTCAGCACGGGGGTGACCGGGGCGGGCTTGTTGACCGGGGTCGTCACTTCTTCTCCACCTCCGGGAGCGGCGGGTTCGGCATGACCGGCGCGGTCCAGCCGCGGTCCTCGGCCAGCTTCGCCCCGCGCAGGGTCTCCACCGCGGCCGACGGACCGTCCACAGTGGCCCGGTAGCCCGGCTCGTCCTCCGGCCAGAACCCGGCCAGCTCCAGCTCCGCGGTGCGGAAGTCGCGCAGCGGGGCACCCCGGGTCGGCGCGGGCTTGTCGCCCCCGCGCAGCGCGTCGACCAGCGCCACCGCCTTCTCCGGGGTCTGGTTGTCGTAGAACTCGTAGTTGACCTGGATGACCGGACCGAGGTCGCAGGCGGCCAGGCACTCGGCGTGCTCCAGCGTGA
It includes:
- the nuoF gene encoding NADH-quinone oxidoreductase subunit NuoF produces the protein MTTPVNKPAPVTPVLTKRWLSPNSWSIKTYEQLEGYTALRKALAGTPEQLVELVKASGLRGRGGAGFPAGIKWSFMPPNEDKPHYLVINADEGEPGTCKDIPLMMADPHSLIEGCVIASYAMRSHHCFIYVRGEALHCIRRLNAAVREAHEAGYLGKDILGSGYDLEITVHAGAGAYICGEETALLDSLEGRRGQPRLKPPFPAAAGLYAAPTTVNNVETIASVPFIVNGGSDWFRTMGTEKSPGPKIYSISGHVTNPGQFEAPLGTTLRELLELAGGMKDGIPLKFWTPGGSSTPMFTAEHLDVPLDFEGAAAAGSMLGTTAVMVFNETVSVPWAVMKWTQFYEHESCGKCTPCREGTYWLTGILERMVDGKGTESDIDTLLDICDNILGRSFCALGDGAVSPITSGIKYFKDEFLALCDKNKALVGAQS